In Pirellulales bacterium, the sequence AGTGGGCTCGTGGTGGACGAAGCGGCACTGATTAACGGTCAGACGTTCTTTCGCGAGCTACTGCCCGCGTGCCTCGACAAAGACGCTTGGATCGTGCTATGCAGCACGCCCAGAGGCTTTAACTGGCTGGTCGATTACCGGGAAGCGACGGTCGGAAATCCGGACTGGCAGCACTTTAGTTTTCCGACGTGGAGCAATCCATCGCCGAACACCAGCTACGAAAAGTGCTTGGCCAAGAAAACGGAAATGGGAGAAAATGTGTGGCGGCAAGAGCATGTTGGCGAGCCCACGGCAAGCGAATTTGCGTTGTGGCCTCCCGAATTCTTCCGCGACATCTTCGTACCCGAGGTGCCACGATCCTACGCCCGTTCAGCATTGGGCATCGACCTCTCGGAAGGCAAGCCGGCCTCGCACTGGCAGGCGTTGATTCACGTCGGCCACGCGGCGGGCATCCACTACTTGGATTGCCGAGCGCACCGCTTGCCGGTGCCGAGCCTGTTACGTGAGGCGAAAAAGATGACGGATTGTTACGGGACCGACGTGGTGATCGTGGACGTGTCCGGCGGCCAAAGCATGGTCCATGAGCAACTGGATCAGCTCTGGCCCCAGCGGCGGGGCGTCAAACCAGTGCGGTTTGAGATCAAGGAACACGTCGAAAAAA encodes:
- a CDS encoding terminase family protein is translated as MHQTLRFRPWAHQLALIRCKKHALVLSGRRSGKTAAAAMLLVIRSLRKPGLYWWVAPSAKQSEAGIMAVWSALAGLSGVKFLKGISRFILPNGSIVQFMSADGQKSLVGFGLSGLVVDEAALINGQTFFRELLPACLDKDAWIVLCSTPRGFNWLVDYREATVGNPDWQHFSFPTWSNPSPNTSYEKCLAKKTEMGENVWRQEHVGEPTASEFALWPPEFFRDIFVPEVPRSYARSALGIDLSEGKPASHWQALIHVGHAAGIHYLDCRAHRLPVPSLLREAKKMTDCYGTDVVIVDVSGGQSMVHEQLDQLWPQRRGVKPVRFEIKEHVEKTSRIHQLSYLLDNKMVRVLNNAGGQEYVKEGRDFPDGEYDDLLDAHQLAWRGLHAPVAA